DNA from Rubripirellula lacrimiformis:
ATTCTTCTTGGGATTCAGCCGCATTCGCATTTCCGCCAAGACCGGCGGGGACCATTGCGGATCGTCCTGATACAACGCCCAGGGCAGCTGCAGAAATCGCTGGATGTCTCGCGACGATTCAATCTTGCGAACGATCAGCGTAGACATAACGGTGGGGATTCCCTGAATTGGCTTGGCTCGTACAACGAGTCCGATCAACACGCCGATCGCCAGCATGCAACGCGATCATGCCAAGCGACGATGCGAAGGGCAATGGGAGCGTGCAGAGCAAGGGGAACGGAAACGTTCGGCGCGTCCGGTTGTGGCACCTTCACGGATCCTGCGGCGACTGCTGGCCCCCGGCGAAACGTTCGATCACCAGCACCGCGACAGCTGAACCGATCGCCAATGCTACCAGAGTTGGCAGACTTCCATCCCACTGGCTGGGCGAAACGTATTCCATCACCCGGAATTTCAATTCTTCGGACGCTGTTTCCGCCGTCGGACGCTGTAAAGGCCACAGTTTTCCGACACTGCCGATCATCAAACCCATCAACCACGCCATCGTTGCACCCCGGTGGTGCAGCAACAAGTAGCGTAGCAATCGCGAAAACGCCAACAGCCCGGTCAGACAGCCGGCCGCAAACACCGCAATCTGGACCAATGACCTAGCATCAAAGTTGCCGCGAGCCGCATCTTTGATCAACCCCGTCACGCCGTGGTAAACGCCCAACAGCAACAGCACGAATGCGCCACTGATTCCCGGCAAGATCATCGCACAGATCGCGATCGCCGCTGAAAAGAACAAATACGGCAAACTCATGTTGCCCGTCCCCATCGGAAGCAAGGTGATCACCACCGCTACCGCAGCACCGATCGACAACGACATCACCCGGCCAGGCGTCCAACGATCCACATAGCTGTGCACGATCCAGACACTGGCGACCAGCAATCCCAGAAACACCGCCAAGGTCTGAGGCATCCGATATTCCAACAACCAGTGCATCAGCCCGGACAACGTGGCCACGCCCGCCAGGATGCCAAACCCTAAAGCCACCAAGAACCGCAGATCCAGGTGCCGCGATGCTTCCGCCAGTCGGCGCTGTTTCACGAGCCCGAACCATTGCGAATCGACATGGCTGATCGCGGTGATCAACCGCGTGTAGTGCCCCAAAATCAACGCCACCGTGCCACCGCTGACCCCCGGCACGGTGTCCGCCGCCCCCATGCAGAAGCCTCGAATCACGTTGATGACGTCGCCGCCAAGGGTGTCGCAATCGTTCCTCGGGGTCGCCGTCACCGCTGCCACCGTTTCAACCGGACGAATCGGTTCAATCGGCGACATCGATTCATTCGAAGACGCCAAGGGATCGGTTGGGTTCGTGGGTTCCATCAGTGCTTCCTTCAAGCAAACCGGGCAGTGATACTTGGACCACCGACCATCCTTCGAATCCACCGTCATGCTCCGGCCGCACACTCGTTTGGCCACGGATGGTCCGGTGGTGTCCCATACCATCGTCTGACCTTCAAAGCGGATCAACATCACGTGCTAGAAATCTTGGTATTGGCCGTCGTCCAGGGGATCGCCGAATTCTTGCCCATCAGTTCCTCGGGTCACCTGGTGATCCTGGGCGCGTTGATGGGTGAATTAAGCGAATCGCCAACGCTGGAAGTGATCCTGCACGGCGGCACGCTGGGATCGATCCTGGTGGTCTATTGGCGGCGGATCCTGAACCTGCTGACCAGCGACCGACGCGTCATTTCGCTGCTGGTCGTCGGGACGCTACCGGCAGTGGTGATTGGGCTGACCATCAAGACTCAGTTCGAGCACATCATGCGCTATCCGCTGCTGGCCGGCGCGATGCTATTGGTCACCGGAGCAATCCTGGTGGTGCTGGGACGACTGAAACCACGGTCCGGCGTCTACCAAGAAATGACGCACAAAAATGCCTTTCTGATCGGATGTTTCCAAGCTTTCGCCATCCTGCCGGGGATCAGCCGCAGCGGTTCGACGATCCTGGGCGGACGCCTGCTGGGCCTCAAGAATGAAGATTCGGTCACGTTTTCCTTTTTGCTAGCTATTCCTGCTATCTTGGGTGCCACCGTTCTGACCTTGAAAGATGTCTATGAACAGTCGGTCGCTGGACAGCCCATGCAGTATTCAGGCATGGAACTCGCTGTCGGCGCTACCATTTCATTTCTGGTAGGAATTTTTGCACTGAAATGGCTGATCGGATGGAGTCGCCAAGACCGGCTCCATTGGTTCGCTTGGTGGTGCATTCCAGCCGGTTTTGTCGTCATTGCCTACTTCGGACACGATGCATTTTTTTCGTGATTCATCATGAGCCAGCAATGGACGCGTGTTTAGCGTGTGGTACAATCGATGTCACCGATGCGGCGTCTGCCGCTCACCACTAGTAGGAGCCGACAGATGTCCAGTCAACTAACCGATCGCCAGCAGAATGTCTACGACATGATCCGTGGCCTGATCGTCAAGCGCGGATACGGCCCGACCGTACGTGAAATCGGTGAACATTTTGGCATCAAGAGCCCCAATGGCGTGATGTGCCATCTTCGCGCTTTGGAACGCAAAGGGTTGATCACCCGCAGCCCGAACAAGTCGCGTGCGATCGAGCTGACGCATGCCGCCGACCGCAACGGTCACTCGCTGCCAATGGCTGGAATGGTCGCGGCCGGACCGACCACGTTGGCGTTTGAACAGAATGACCGAGTTGATTTCAGCGAAATGCTGTTCCGCGAAGACCGGTTCATCCTGCAGGTCTCCGGCGACTCGATGATCAACGCGCACATCGCCGATGGCGATTACGTTGTGATCCAAAAACAAGAGAACGCCGAACCGGGACAAATGGTCGTCGCACAGACCGACGAAGGCGAAGCGACCTTGAAGTTCTGGTTCCCCGAAGGCGACCGTGTCCGTCTGCAGCCCGCCAACGATTTGATGGCACCGATCTACGTGCGGAACGCTCGGGTCTTGGGCATCGCCGTTGGCGTCGTCCGCGCCGGCATCTAGTAACCGGTGGCATCTAGTAACCGGTGGCATCTAGAGACCGGTGGCATCTAGAAACCACTCGGCACCTAGTAACCCGAGGCATCCGCGGACGTTCCCTCGGCCCGCATTTGCCGGACAGCTTCGTCCGCTTGTTGATCTTCCCCCAAAGCGGTGTGGATCCGCACCAACAACTGCAGCGCGGACCGACGGGTCGAAGACTTGGCCGCCGCTGTCGCCATCAACGTATACGGCTTGGCTTGATCCAGCCGGCCGGTGTCGGCCAACAGAACCGCGAATCGCAGCAGCGCCGGTTCATACAACTGTTGATCCATCAACCGTTGGTATCGATCGATCGCTAAGTCGATAAGCCCCATCCGCACCAGCGAATCAGCCAACACGAACTGGCTTTCGGGGTCGCCCGGTAGCAAACGCAGCGCGTCCTCGGCATGGCGGGATGCTTCGGGAAATTTCCCGGACCAATGCATCACTTTGGCCAGATTGCGAAAGGCCACTCCCTGGTGCTGGGGATCCAGCGATTGATGGATGGCCTGATCGACCGCGGCAACCACCTCGGCCGCGGGCGCGGTCCCATCCATCCACTCGGACTGGACCAATGTTTCGATGATCCATACCGCCAGATCGCGATGGGTGTCGATGTTGGGATGAACGTGATCCAAAAAATACTCTTTGCCCAGACAACTGTGGCCCCAGTCTTCAACGCATTGCTGACGCAGTCGGCGTGCAAACGGCACCACCGGGACCTGTTGATCTTCAGCCACATCGGCGATCGCTTTGGAAATCGCCGTGGTCGCTCGCAAAGGACATACATCGCGATCGATCGCTTTGGCAAACAACGATTGGGCATCGTCGTATTGCCCGTCGGCAAACCGCTGTGTGGCGTCGTCAAAAAAGCTGTCCTGGTTCTTGAACGGGGCACAGTCTTTCTCGTTGCTGGCCGGTTCCACGAAGACGATCGCGGCGCCGGCGGATCGAGCGATCTGGACCATTCGATTCAGATTGGCTTCGTAGTGCGTCACGACCGCCGCCTGCCACGCGTCGTCTCGCTCGTAATCACTGGGGCCAACGGTATGGTTTAGCCGTTCGTCGACTTCGCCGGGAAGCATCTCGATGCCCCTGTCGTCATCAGCCAGCGGTGGTGCGAGTCCATCGTCCCCCACTGCACCGTCCGCAGGAGCTTGCTTGGTGGCGATCAAGTCGACGAACGCGTCGATCGCTGCAAAGGTCCGCGTCGAGCGCACCATCGATCCGATCGACTGCTGCCAATCTGGGGTCGCAAAGATCGACGCATAGGTCCGCCGCTCTAGGAATTCGTTGTGAGCGGTGTAGACGATGAACAGGTCTGGCTGGTAATCGGCCAATTCCTCCATCACCGCGGCAACTCGGTAACTGGCATAGCTGACCCCACCGGCATTGATGACCTCCCAATCGCTAGACGGATCGACTTGTGGCAATAGTCGCCGCAAATATCCGCTGTACGAAGTGGCATCGTCGAACGGACGCCCATAGGTGGTGGATCCCCCGACACAGAACACCCGCCGCGTCCCCGCCGGCTTGGGCGTCTTGAACCACTGCTGGTTGAACAGCCGAAGTTTGCCCGGCGCCGTGGTCATGACCGCGTCCCCGTCCGGGCCAACCGATGCCTGCATCAACGGTAGCGCTCCCGTAAAACCAACGTACGGATCGTCGACAATCCGGTCGCCGGGAAACCCGATCACAGCCAACGCGACTTCGATGACCAGGAAAAACGCAGCCAGCGTCGCCAGCGCAAACACCGCCTTCTTTCCAGTCGACAATCGTCGAACATCAGGGGGTGGTTCAGCCGTCAATCGATCACCCGATTTGGATTGCGAAAAGGTTGATGCAGGAAGTTCGATCCCAAAGATCGCAGCGCGATCACCCACACACATTTTTGGACCTCGCCCCCCAAATTATACGAAACCAGGCCACTGTCATCCCACGCCCTAAACGTGACGCCCCCAAACGTGACGCCCCCAAACGTGACGCCCGAAGGCGGCACCCAAACGACAAAGCAAGAACGCGACGCAACACCGAGGTGATTACGCCCAGGTCCGAGTCCAGGTCCAAGTCAAAAAAAATCTCGCCCCTCGCCCCTCGCCCCTCGCCCCTCGCCCCTCGCCCCTCGCCCCTCGCCCCTCGCCCCTCGCCCACCCAACAAGTTCCCCCATCCGAATCAGCCACTTCCAACATTCCTACGATGTGAACACCGATCGCACCTGCGGTGTCACTGAAAAACGGGGGCCCAGCACTCCCTTCCAATCCACGTCCACCCCACCCACTACAGGCTCGCTTGGCACTGGCATTCAAGGCCCTTCCCGCTATGCTTGGGGAACCTTTGGCGGACCGACCGACGTCCCCGCTATCGGGTGGTTAAAGTTTCTAAAGTCGAAGGCTGTTTGTTCATGTCCGCTCCTGTCGCGTCGTCTAACTCCAAAACTGTTCCCTTCACTCGGGCCCAGATTGACGAAATCCGCAAAACGCATCCAACTCCGTTTTACCTTTACGACGAAGCTGCGATTCGGGCGAACGTTCGCAAACTGAACGAAGCGTTTTCGTGGTGCCCAAGCTTTCGGGAATACTTCGCAGTGAAGGCGACACCGAACCCACGAATCCTACAAATCCTGATGGAAGAAGGATGTGGCGGCGACTGCAGCAGTCTGGGCGAACTACTGCTGTGCGAACGCATCGGCATGACGGGCGAAAAGGTGATGTTCACCTCCAACAATACGTTGGCCAAGGACTACAAGAAGGCTGCCGAGATGGGCGCGGTCATCAACCTGGATGACCTGTCGCATGTCGAATACCTCGACGAGAACGTCGGCACCCCCGATTTGATTTGTTTCCGGTACAACCCCGGACCGCTTCGCGAAGGCAACGTCATCATCGGCAAACCCGAAGAAGCGAAGTTCGGGTTCACACGCGAGCAACTGTTTACCGGATACCGGGAAGCCCAAACCAAGGGTGCCAAGCGATTTGGACTGCACACGATGGTGGCCAGCAACGAACTGAACCCTCAGTTCTTTGTCGAAACCGCTGTGATGCTGTTCGAATTAGCGGTCGACCTGCACAAGGAATTGGGCATCCGCTTGGAATTCGTCAACCTGGGCGGCGGCATGGGCATCCCCTATCGCCCGGGGGAAGCCGCCCTCAATTTCGAAGTGGTCGGAAACGGTGTCCGCGAAGCTTACGAGCGTTTGATCGGCGGCACCGAACTGGATCCATTGACGATCTATTTGGAAAACGGCCGGATCATCACCGGGCCCTACGGGTACCTGGTTACCGAAGTCGTGCATGCCAAGAACACCTACAAAAACTTTGTCGGCGTCGACGCTTGCATGGCCAACCTGATGCGACCGGGCATGTACGGTTCGTACCACCATCTATCGGTGCTGGGCAAAGAAGACGCGCCGCTGGACCTGACCGCCGACGTGGTCGGATCCCTGTGCGAAAACAACGACAAGTTCGCGATCGATCGCCAACTGCCTCAGGTGCAGCGGGGCGACGTGATGGTGATCCATGACGCCGGGGCCCACGGTCATTCGATGGGCTTCCAGTACAACGCCAAACTGCGAAGTGCCGAATTGCTGCTGAAGGAAGACGGCAGCGTCGATTTGATTCGCCGCGCCGAAACCATGGACGATTACTTCGCGACGCTAGACATCTAGCAATCGGCCGCGCAGTAACCGTCCACTGCCGGCCGTGATCTTCCTTTCCCGCATTTGTCTGTAACGCATTCCCATCGGTTCCGCTTAGCTGGGTAGTCGCACCACAGATCATTCGCCATCCATCCACGCCAGCAGAGCCTCGTCGTTCGCTTCCGGCTCTGCCGATGCTCTGCGAGCGATCGCATTGATCACTCGCAAGGCATCCTGAGCAGACGCCAATCCGTTGCCATCGACGTCGTAGTAGGGAGCCGGACGGACCGCGTCGGTGATCGCCACCAACTGCCCGGTATCGCGGTCATGCACCGAGGCCCGCGACAGCTCGTTCAACACCACCAACGCATCGCCGGCCGTCACATCGCCACTGTCGTTCACGTCGGCGGCCAGAATCGGATTCTGCCAGGATGTCGGCAATTCGTTCTCGATCCGACCGGACAAGCGTCCCATCTGGTTGATCACCTGCAACGCATCCAGCGCTGAAATCTGGCCATCACCGGTGACGTCATAAAACGGCGGCGGGCCGACATCGTCGGTAATCGCAAACAGGTCGCGAGTGACCGGATCATGGACACTCTTGCGAGCCAGTTCGTTGATGATCAACAGAGCATCGCGAGCGGTAACGGTGCCCATGTCATCGACATCAAAGCGATTGATAGGGTTTTGCCAGCCTGCATCAAAGTTCATCTGCACACCGCTGACCGTGATGCTGCTGTCATCAGCGCCAAACCCGATCAGATCAAAGTACAACGTCACCGCTTGGCCGGCAGCCGACTGGGGAACCGGCAAAGTCACACGGATGTCTTCGCGATTGACATCGATCACATCACCACTGGAAGTGGTGCCCGAGACCAACCCACCCTGGGCATAGCGCACCGTCCCATCGGCCTGCAGATTGAACATCGCATCTCCACCGGCCATTCCCACCATCTCGCCACCGACGGAAGTCGTATCATCAGCCAACAGGATCGCCGCCTCAAACGCTTCGGACGGATGCATTCCCCCCCCCACATCCATCGACACGCCCCCGATCGTAAACGAAACCGACCGCAACCCCGCCGGCACCACAAACGTCTGCGCCAAGTCCGAAATCATCCCCACATCTTCACTGATGGTGGCCACGCCGTCGGTAGTCGAAATGTCGCCAAGAGTGACCCAGCGGCCGTCGCGTTGATCGGCCAAAGCATCCAGCTCAACCAATGATGGTATCGGCAAATTCGCGGTGCTGATCGCGGTGGACAATGGCGTGAACCCGAGCGTCACGCCTTCGATCAGGTTGCCCAAGTGGTGTTTTTCTTCGGCCCAAGTCCACCACTGAGGTTGGTTCATAACCTGCCCGATGATATCGGCATCAACGGTCGTGATGTTACGGCGTACGCCAGGTTGCAGAGGCGATGCGAGCACAGCGTCGGGAAAATGGTCGATTGAAAGTTCGTTGCCAGTGGCATCAAGCCGATAGGACTTGCCGTCGATCGCCAAAAACGGTTTGCCACTCGATGGTGTCACCAATAACTGACTAAACGAATCGTAAACCGGACTGAATCCAAGCACGTGACCAATCTCGTGAGTCAGGAACGACTTTAGATCGAACCCACTAACGGTTGTCTCCGGCTGATTGAATTCTTCGTCAACCCGTGGGCTTGGATCAACAAACCAGCCTTGCGATGCAGCATCACGGTCGATATCAATCTGCGCTAGCAGCCACTGACCATCTGAAATATTCGCCAGCGACGCTTCGCCCAGTTGCCCATTGGGAAGATCAGCGGCTGCCAATACGATATCCATGCTTGGCAGATCGCGATCGAGTGCTAGTTCCCAATCATTGACAACAACCGCAAGCTGACTTCGCCACGAACTGGTGTCGGTTAGATCTAGCAAGCTCGGATCCAACCACAATGTCGTCGTCTCATCGATCGTCAATCGAATCAGATTATCATCTGTCGCAACCACTTCGCTAGAATGATCCGGCAGCCACAATCCGCGTGGTGTTACGTAGCCGTCTGCAACCAATTGACCGGCCGAACGACCGTTTGCAATGCTGCCTTTCAGTCCAAGGTTCAGAGTCGATCGGAATCCTCCGCCTACTTCGTCCGCGACTTTTTCCAGAAACGTTCCCTCGAACAACAGTGAACGATTAGCAAACACTTCGATTTCACCACTGGCGTTTCTTGCAATCGAAACGGCTCCCTTTCGAATTTGCGCGCTGCGGAGCTGGTCAATGTCCTTTAGGTTGGCGAACTCAATCGCATCTTGGTAATAGATCTCGATTGGTGGATTGATCGACGTGTCATTGATAATTCGCAGATAGGCCGCTTGGTTAGCAGCAGAAAGATTTCCTTCCTGTTGAATGAATTTCACGACTTGACCAACCGCGACGCCACCTTTCAAGCTCTGTGGTTGGTCGCGTCCAGGGAACAACACCGATCCTTCCTGGTGGAGCGCTCGGAATTTGTCGCCACCGCCGCGAATAACGATGTTGAAATCGATATCGCTGAGGTCCGAAAGCGGACTTTTGTAAAGATCCGACAGCGTGCGAAAGGCTAGGTTTGGCGACAGCAGTTGCTTGCTCAGCGTGTGCACATCGCCGGAAAAAACTGCTTCGACAAAGTTCGCGCGATAGGCGATCTGTTCCAACGATGCTCCGCTGGTGCCGCGGTACACAAACGCTACAAAATCGCCGACGTCCAGACCGGAAAGCGTCGAACCTGTCTTGTTCAGCCCCTGCACGATTTCCTTGGCGCCTTCGGTAAGCTCCTTGCTGATAAAGGGGGCGTTCAAGAATGTCTTGATGTCGTCGACCCTATTAACATCCAGTTTCTCAATTCCCTCTACCAATTCCCTCCAAGGGCCCGACATCGAGAATCGGTGTCTTTCGACCAGATTGGTTAGCAGTGCGATACTTTTCAAGTCGTCGACACCGGCTTTGGCCAACGTTGCACTGAGTTGCCGAATCTTGGTCAAAGCACGTCCACGACGAATCAGGTCTGTCAGCGGAAAATCGGCCGCTCGACCAACAAAGTCTTCGATGCGTTGACCAATGACAGCGATGCGATCAAAGTCTGCTTGCTTGGCGGCGAAATCCCAGTGCTTTCCGATCACACCGGCGCTTGTGATCGTGTTGCGCGGGTCGTGAAGCCTGCCGGCTTCTTCCATCACCGCCAGGATGCTGTGCAGCGTTCGCTGCGTTCGCTGCGAGAATTTCAGTCCGTCGCGGGCCATCGCGGCTTGGATCAAGTTGCTGTAGCGAACCGAGTTGGTGCCAGTTGAGAGGCGCCAAAAGGCTCCGGATACATTGGATGCATATTTGATCTTGTCTACAACGGACACGACTTGGTTGTAGGCACTGGTGTTGGCATAGTCGATGATCTTGGCAGCTTCTTGCCCGATCTCGATCGCAACGCCTTTGCCAACGGTCGTCAGAGATTCTCCCCCGCGAATGGCAACGGCGGCACGACCAAACGAACGTGCGGTTGTCTTGCCAAATGCGGAAACTTTTGCCGGCGGAAGCGCGGTGACAAGATCAAAGATACCTTGGCTGGCCCGCTGGGAATCTCCCTCCAAGACACCTAACACGAAGTTCCCAGGAGCGGTAACAACGGACTCAAGACCCGCGCCAACCACTTCAAAAAATGTTTCGCCCGGTCCAGTGATGTACCGCAACACATTGCCTTGCATGTCACGTTGCTGGTTGTTCAGCTGAGTCATCTCGACCAATCCAGGAACAATGTTCCCAAGTGGCTGGTAACCCGTGATGGAAAGATCGTAGCCAGGGATGTAATTGACCAATGATCGCACCGCGTTTTTTTGCGCGGTCACTGAATACCCAACCAAATCAATCGCCCCTATTCCAAGCTCTTTCACAGTGTCCACGCCCATCGACAGCAAGTCGATACCTACATCGGCGGCAAAGACAAAGGGTGCACGGATGCCGTAGTTGTCGTAGTACGCATTCCATTTATTCGTCGACTGGGCCAAGTAGGCATCGCCCAATTGAGTAGAGATCGTTGGCTGCAGATTGAACGATTGCCCCAGCGTTCGGTCCAGTTCTTCTCTCCGCGTCAGCGATGCGGCTTGCAATCCTGATGGATCGATCGCATTGACTGGATCATTGTGAACGTAGCGGTACAGGTTCTCATCCAAGCCCGACAAGCCGGTTGGATCCGGAGTCAGGAAACGACCGGTGTTGGTGTCGAAGTATCGATTGCGATAGTAGTAAAGTCCGGTTTCGGCATCGTATTCACGCCCGGTAAATCCGTAACGTGAACCATCCAGCGGCCCCCCAACGGCATTACCAAAGCTGTCGTAGGTCGCCCGTTCAATCACATTGCCGGTGCCATCGACCAAGTGGGTCGTCGAATGCGTTTGATCGGCCAAGTACCACTGCAGAGTCCCGTCGGCGGCGGTGTCCGCCAAAACTTCGTCGGACGTGGTGCCATGAAAGTACTGTCGCGAAAGTTCGGGCGCCGCACCGCTGTCGAGACCATCAGCGTCGGTGTATTCCGCAATCACATCGTCGCCACCGGCGTAAACGAACAGTGTCCACGCGCCATCCGCGGTGTCGGTTGCGTCGGCGTCAACGTATTTGGCGACGCGCCGGTTCAACGAATCGTAGCGGTAACGAGATTCAGATCGCAGCACGCCTGCGGCGTCAAATGTCTGTACCTGCGTCAGGCGTTGCCGCGGGTCATACGAGTAAGTTTGACGCGTCTGGTCGCTCGTGTCGACGCGAACGACTAGCAATCCGGCGTCATTGTAGGCGTAGCTGTAACGGTCGTCGGCCTCCAGACGGTTCGCTGGTGTCACGACGTGCGTCGAACTCAGGTAAGACGTCGTCCGATTGCCCGCTGCATCGTAGGAATAGAATTCGTCGCTGCGAGTTGGGTCCGAGTGATCAGCCGACACTAATTGACCGATGCCGTCGTAGACGAATGTTGTAACATTGCCCGACGAATCGGTACGGGTCGCTAATCTTCCGTCTGGGTCGCGTGTGTAAGCCTCCGACGCAACGGTTTGTCCGGCACCGTCTGTGTGCACAAGCGATTCAAGCAATCCGCTTGCACCATATTGATAAGTGGTCGTCAGCACGGCCGCGCCGGCGTCCAAACGCCCCACCGTCTCCAATCGCCCAGCAACGTCATAAGTCAGTCGCTTTGCCAACGTGCGACCGCCGACGGTCTCGCTGAGCTGTTCAATCCAACCGGCACTGTTGTAGTCGTAGTCTTGGGCCGCGATCGTGGTACTGCCGATTCTTCGGGTCACCGTGTCAACTTGATCCAGCAACGTATAGGTCAACAGTGTTTCAATTGGGGGAAGACCAGGTTGGCTTTCGGTGGTGCGAATCAACCGACCCGCATCGTCATGGTCATAGTCAATGGTCGAATCCACCCCCGAGATCACATCCAGAACATTCAATTGATCAAAGGACGACGTGATGGTATTGACCAGCGTACCGCTTGCATCCAGCCACCTTTCGGCTTGGGCTTTCCCTAGTTCGTCGTAGTCGCGTTCAATTTTAGATCCGTCGCCAAAGGTTTGATCCGTCAAACCAGATGCTTCATCGTAGCCAAGAGTCGTGACGCTGCCCGCCGCATCCGTCGCTGTCAGAATGCGTCCAAGGCCGTCACGAACATAGGTCGTCGTATTGTCGCCAGGGTCGGTAATCGTTTCCAAACGCCCCTTAGCGTCGTAGGTATAAGTGATTTCGCCCGGCCCCGGTCGATCGATGGTTAGCAGTCGGTATTGATCGTCGTAGGTGTAAGACGTCGCGCCACGGTGTGTGGTGGTTTCACGCAACAGTCCGCTGTCGTAGTAGTCATTGGTGACTGCGTTTCCATTAATGGACGTAGAGATCAATTGATTCAGATCATTGTAGGTTCGCTGCAGCACGTACTGCGGCGCTGCGCCGATGTTGGGATCG
Protein-coding regions in this window:
- a CDS encoding undecaprenyl-diphosphate phosphatase, translating into MLEILVLAVVQGIAEFLPISSSGHLVILGALMGELSESPTLEVILHGGTLGSILVVYWRRILNLLTSDRRVISLLVVGTLPAVVIGLTIKTQFEHIMRYPLLAGAMLLVTGAILVVLGRLKPRSGVYQEMTHKNAFLIGCFQAFAILPGISRSGSTILGGRLLGLKNEDSVTFSFLLAIPAILGATVLTLKDVYEQSVAGQPMQYSGMELAVGATISFLVGIFALKWLIGWSRQDRLHWFAWWCIPAGFVVIAYFGHDAFFS
- the lexA gene encoding transcriptional repressor LexA, with translation MSSQLTDRQQNVYDMIRGLIVKRGYGPTVREIGEHFGIKSPNGVMCHLRALERKGLITRSPNKSRAIELTHAADRNGHSLPMAGMVAAGPTTLAFEQNDRVDFSEMLFREDRFILQVSGDSMINAHIADGDYVVIQKQENAEPGQMVVAQTDEGEATLKFWFPEGDRVRLQPANDLMAPIYVRNARVLGIAVGVVRAGI
- the lysA gene encoding diaminopimelate decarboxylase; this encodes MSAPVASSNSKTVPFTRAQIDEIRKTHPTPFYLYDEAAIRANVRKLNEAFSWCPSFREYFAVKATPNPRILQILMEEGCGGDCSSLGELLLCERIGMTGEKVMFTSNNTLAKDYKKAAEMGAVINLDDLSHVEYLDENVGTPDLICFRYNPGPLREGNVIIGKPEEAKFGFTREQLFTGYREAQTKGAKRFGLHTMVASNELNPQFFVETAVMLFELAVDLHKELGIRLEFVNLGGGMGIPYRPGEAALNFEVVGNGVREAYERLIGGTELDPLTIYLENGRIITGPYGYLVTEVVHAKNTYKNFVGVDACMANLMRPGMYGSYHHLSVLGKEDAPLDLTADVVGSLCENNDKFAIDRQLPQVQRGDVMVIHDAGAHGHSMGFQYNAKLRSAELLLKEDGSVDLIRRAETMDDYFATLDI
- a CDS encoding tetratricopeptide repeat protein, producing the protein MTAEPPPDVRRLSTGKKAVFALATLAAFFLVIEVALAVIGFPGDRIVDDPYVGFTGALPLMQASVGPDGDAVMTTAPGKLRLFNQQWFKTPKPAGTRRVFCVGGSTTYGRPFDDATSYSGYLRRLLPQVDPSSDWEVINAGGVSYASYRVAAVMEELADYQPDLFIVYTAHNEFLERRTYASIFATPDWQQSIGSMVRSTRTFAAIDAFVDLIATKQAPADGAVGDDGLAPPLADDDRGIEMLPGEVDERLNHTVGPSDYERDDAWQAAVVTHYEANLNRMVQIARSAGAAIVFVEPASNEKDCAPFKNQDSFFDDATQRFADGQYDDAQSLFAKAIDRDVCPLRATTAISKAIADVAEDQQVPVVPFARRLRQQCVEDWGHSCLGKEYFLDHVHPNIDTHRDLAVWIIETLVQSEWMDGTAPAAEVVAAVDQAIHQSLDPQHQGVAFRNLAKVMHWSGKFPEASRHAEDALRLLPGDPESQFVLADSLVRMGLIDLAIDRYQRLMDQQLYEPALLRFAVLLADTGRLDQAKPYTLMATAAAKSSTRRSALQLLVRIHTALGEDQQADEAVRQMRAEGTSADASGY
- a CDS encoding DUF368 domain-containing protein; translation: MLIRFEGQTMVWDTTGPSVAKRVCGRSMTVDSKDGRWSKYHCPVCLKEALMEPTNPTDPLASSNESMSPIEPIRPVETVAAVTATPRNDCDTLGGDVINVIRGFCMGAADTVPGVSGGTVALILGHYTRLITAISHVDSQWFGLVKQRRLAEASRHLDLRFLVALGFGILAGVATLSGLMHWLLEYRMPQTLAVFLGLLVASVWIVHSYVDRWTPGRVMSLSIGAAVAVVITLLPMGTGNMSLPYLFFSAAIAICAMILPGISGAFVLLLLGVYHGVTGLIKDAARGNFDARSLVQIAVFAAGCLTGLLAFSRLLRYLLLHHRGATMAWLMGLMIGSVGKLWPLQRPTAETASEELKFRVMEYVSPSQWDGSLPTLVALAIGSAVAVLVIERFAGGQQSPQDP